One genomic segment of Vespa crabro chromosome 3, iyVesCrab1.2, whole genome shotgun sequence includes these proteins:
- the LOC124422989 gene encoding cell adhesion molecule 2-like isoform X1: protein MLRYVDSFRTTLPSRLILLSLLHIYSDITALRMTTLQIPQHVVFNETIRMQCNFSLDNELLYSVKWYKDGHEFYRYVPKDEPTVQIFPVAGVNVNTHHSTERSVVLNNVDLSSSGRYRCEVSAEAPAFQTVSDHADMTVVVLPNEGPLISGGRSRYQVGDVVRLNCTSAPSKPAALLTWFINGESADAQYLKGPHITAVDARGLETAVLGLEFRVASKHFKRGDMKLKCLATIAAVYLQSNEESVEGDERILKAPVMESRETRAQSHIRNDLINGCSAEASLKWKMLLLSVGIVFMR from the exons ATGCTGCGCTACGTGGACTCGTTTCGTACGACCCTACCCTCGAGACTCATTCTTCTCTCcctattacatatttattcag ATATAACGGCCCTTCGCATGACGACCCTACAAATACCGCAACACGTCGTTTTCAACGAAACGATTCGTATGCAGTGCAACTTTAGCCTGGACAACGAGCTGCTGTATTCGGTGAAATGGTACAAAGATGGTCATGAGTTTTATCGATACGTTCCGAAGGACGAGCCGACGGTACAAATTTTTCCCGTCGCCGGCGTAAACGTGAAC ACGCATCATTCCACGGAAAGATCCGTCGTCTTGAATAACGTGGATCTCTCCAGTTCCGGGAGGTATCGATGCGAGGTGTCGGCCGAAGCGCCAGCTTTTCAAACCGTTTCCGATCATGCCGACATGACGGTAGTCG TCCTACCGAACGAAGGCCCTTTAATATCGGGTGGTCGATCGAGATATCAGGTCGGCGACGTCGTTCGTCTTAATTGTACATCTGCGCCCTCGAAGCCAGCTGCCCTATTGACGTGGTTCATTAATGGCGAATCC GCCGACGCGCAATACTTGAAAGGTCCGCATATTACTGCTGTCGACGCGAGAGGATTGGAAACGGCGGTTTTAGGTTTGGAATTTCGAGTTGCCAGTAAACACTTTAAAAGAGGCGACATGAAGCTGAAATGCTTGGCAACGATAGCCGCTGTCTATCTTCAAAGTAACGAGGAGAGCGTTGAAGGGGACGAGCGAATTTTGAAAGCTCCAGTAATGGAGAGCCGCGAAACCAGAGCACAGAGTCATATTCGCAATGACTTGATCAATG GATGTTCAGCCGAAGCCTCGTTGAAATGGAAAATGCTCCTCTTAAGCGTAGGAATCGTTTTTATGCGATAA
- the LOC124422991 gene encoding sperm-associated antigen 7 homolog codes for MDLLGSILNSMEKPPTVSNRQKALMKKQQEEYQKHQKAESERLKVFRKKVEEKMNKFLQDDTAKEYKFPAMDQIHRSIIHDVAEVANVWAYSFGEEGIDRYIMIFKREHAPSEDQLNTLRKGEEWNEEVAKRIQEERQRQAKEEEEALNSKKRKENFVPNSYYKDKYQHIIGKEAALEAARKTEANSSYGCVPSENKKDQRSIEQTLADIRAKRRKLETNNTATNDKKK; via the exons ATGGATTTGTTAGGATCTATTCTGAACTCTATGGAAAAGCCACCTACAGTGAGCAACAGACAAAAGGCATTAATGAAAA AACAACAAGAGGAATATCAGAAGCATCAAAAAGCAGAATCCGAAAGATTGAAGGTCTTTAGAAAGAAg gtagaagagaaaatgaataagtTTCTTCAAGATGACACAGCAAAAGAGTATAAATTTCCTGCAATGGATCAGATTCATAGaagtataat ACACGATGTTGCCGAAGTTGCAAATGTTTGGGCATATTCGTTTGGAGAAGAAGGTATTGACCGTTACATTATGATCTTCAAGAGGGAACATGCTCCTTCGGAAGATCAATTGAATACTCTTCGAAAAGGTGAAGAATGGAACGAAGAAGTAGCAAAGAGGATACAAGAGGAAAGACAAAGACAagcaaaagaggaagaagaggcattaaattcgaaaaaacgaaaagagaattttgttccgaatagttattataaggataaatatCAGCATATAATTGGAAAGGAAGCAGCCCTTGAAGCTGCTAGAAAAACAGAAGCTAATAGCAGTTATGGTTGTG taCCTAGCGAGAATAAAAAGGATCAACGTAGTATAGAACAAACGTTAGCGGACATACGtgcaaagagaagaaaattagaaacaaataatactgcgactaacgataaaaagaagtgA
- the LOC124422988 gene encoding exocyst complex component 8 encodes MAENLAKVFAAEDFNAEKFVKDLSAQCVGADELRQQRAKIQELANNTSALLKRNVYQNYMQFIETAKEISHLESEMYQLSQLLSEQRSLLSTLGTSRTTGLMFEDLSQLDNNNDNITKEQEQKQKLIQLLENVEGAMNLAEIAGRVCLHEGSLLELDPVDGMPLKRIHAYLFNDVLMIASWLANGGRRGPPRYKMQAVYNLQSLAVVNIRDLSTVKLAFKLLAFPDTRVFQCATATSKKEWLDKCEQAKRAKLAQENGNNDGDKNKLSKEKETIPSRSMSLESNTLGIEDEEESEYHEPPPEWVLEVAEDLDSCIAQRHFEDAYSLLERARTYLKDTTMTPLLLEIQTKVNERGRALIDVLIKELELSSESKSLQGGGLRSARRIVKLLIQLNRSAQGCKLYLRLCSAMLKARVKRVKREGATVPYIRQLSAIAFSNIAEMAKEFLKLFPQSTNCTSGLVVWCSQEIKYLTSHLTNLLFIPQVSLSVLVECILAVRGHCDQLTQLGMDFRYQLDGQLRSPLSKVIQDTSENYIDTVTKGQAAEDTWSPTNLQNSPNLQNLLLELDNLGITVPKAYLTNDFWIALTNNTLAFSKLYVSFLEDCLSIATPELMQTIDTALLSLIRTQVQHLITSLNNPKLKQEKRMIQDNAAYVRDVVINRSLELYKSVTSRKFTKLLVLKEQIVLEQISPMKPKAAPRTSVPKYSSTEYI; translated from the exons ATGGCAGAAAATTTAGCAAAAGTTTTTGCAGCAGAAGATTTCAATGCGGAAAAAT TCGTCAAGGATCTCAGTGCGCAATGCGTTGGTGCGGATGAACTACGACAGCAACGTGCCAAAATTCAAGAACTTGCGAATAATACATCTGCTTTGTTGAAGCGCAATGTCTATCAAAATTATATGCAATTTATAGAAACAGCTAAAGAAATTTCTCATTTGGAAAGTGAAATGTACCAGTTGTCGCAATTGTTAAGCGAGCAGCGTTCTTTATTAAGTACACTTGGCACTAGCAGAACTACTGGCCTTATGTTTGAAGATTTATCCCAAttagacaataataacgataatattaccAAGGAGCAAGAGCAAAAGCAAAAGCTGATTCAACTACTTGAAAATGTTGAAGGTGCCATG AATTTGGCAGAAATTGCTGGTCGTGTTTGCTTGCACGAAGGTTCTCTCCTAGAGTTGGATCCAGTCGATGGGATGCCATTGAAAAGAATTCATGCTTATTTATTCAACGACGTATTAATGATAGCCTCTTGGTTAGCTAACGGCGGCAGAAGAGGTCCACCCAGATACAAGATGCAAGCTGTCTATAATTTGCAAAGTTTAGCTGTCGTCAATATTAGAGATCTGAGTACGGTGAAGTTGGCATTTAAACTTCTCGCATTTCCGGATACCAGGGTGTTTCAGTGTGCAACCGCAACAAGTAAA AAGGAATGGTTGGACAAATGCGAACAAGCAAAGAGAGCCAAGCTGGCGCAAGAGAATGGAAATAATGATGGGGATAAGAATAAACTttctaaggaaaaagaaacgataccGTCGCGCTCCATGTCTTTGGAATCGAATACGTTAG GTATAGAAGATGAAGAGGAATCGGAATATCACGAGCCACCGCCCGAATGGGTATTAGAAGTGGCAGAGGATTTGGATTCTTGCATAGCACAACGCCACTTTGAAGATGCTTATAGTCTTTTAGAAAGAGCTAGGACATATTTGAAAGATACGACAATGACGCCTCTCCTGTTGGAAATTCAAACGAAGGTTAATGAGAGAGGACGTGCTTTAATCGATGTTCTAATAAAAGAACTTGAATTGAGTTCAGAGTCAAAATCATTGCAAGGCGGTGGTTTAAGAAGCGCACGACGTATAGTTAAacttttaatacaattaaatcgAAGCGCTCAAGGATGTAAATTGTATCTAAGATTGTGTAGTGCTATGCTGAAGGCACGAGTTAAAAGGGTAAAGAGAGAAGGTGCCACTGTGCCTTACATACGACAGCTTAGTGCGATTGCTTTCAGTAATATAGCAGAAATggcaaaagaatttttaaaactCTTTCCCCAGTCTACAAATTGTACTTCCG GCTTAGTGGTGTGGTGCAGTCAAGAGATAAAATACTTGACGTCGCACTTGACCAATTTACTTTTCATCCCGCAAGTATCATTAAGCGTTTTAGTCGAATGTATTCTAGCTGTTAGAGGTCACTGTGACCAG cTAACGCAACTAGGTATGGATTTTCGTTATCAATTGGATGGTCAGCTCAGATCCCCATTGTCTAAAGTTATACAAGATACTAGTGAAAATTACATCGATACCGTTACAAAGGGCCAAGCTGCAGAGGATACATGGAGTCCGACGAATCTTCAAAATAGTCCAAATCTTCAAAATTTGTTATTGGAATTGGATAATCTTGGTATTACCGTACCAAAGGCTTATTTGACGAATGACTTTTGGATCGCATTAACCAATAATACATTAGCATTTTCCAAATTATACGTTAGTTTTCTCGAGGATTGTCTAAGCATCGCGACCCCGGAACTTATGCAAACGATCGATACTGCCCTTTTATCATTGATACGAACGCAAGTACAACATTTGATAACATCTCTTAACAATCCAAAATTAAAACAAGAG AAACGAATGATACAGGATAACGCGGCTTATGTCAGAGATGTAGTAATCAATAGAAGTTTGGAATTATACAAAAGTGTAACAAGTCGGAAGTTTACCAAACTTTTAGTACTCAAAGAACAAATTGTGCTTGAACAAATTTCTCCGATGAAGCCTAAAGCTGCACCCAGGACTTCGGTACCTAAATACTCATCCACtgaatacatttaa
- the LOC124422989 gene encoding cell adhesion molecule 2-like isoform X2 — protein sequence MLRYVDSFRTTLPSRLILLSLLHIYSDITALRMTTLQIPQHVVFNETIRMQCNFSLDNELLYSVKWYKDGHEFYRYVPKDEPTVQIFPVAGVNVNTHHSTERSVVLNNVDLSSSGRYRCEVSAEAPAFQTVSDHADMTVVVLPNEGPLISGGRSRYQVGDVVRLNCTSAPSKPAALLTWFINGESFAFAGRRAILERSAYYCCRRERIGNGGFRFGISSCQ from the exons ATGCTGCGCTACGTGGACTCGTTTCGTACGACCCTACCCTCGAGACTCATTCTTCTCTCcctattacatatttattcag ATATAACGGCCCTTCGCATGACGACCCTACAAATACCGCAACACGTCGTTTTCAACGAAACGATTCGTATGCAGTGCAACTTTAGCCTGGACAACGAGCTGCTGTATTCGGTGAAATGGTACAAAGATGGTCATGAGTTTTATCGATACGTTCCGAAGGACGAGCCGACGGTACAAATTTTTCCCGTCGCCGGCGTAAACGTGAAC ACGCATCATTCCACGGAAAGATCCGTCGTCTTGAATAACGTGGATCTCTCCAGTTCCGGGAGGTATCGATGCGAGGTGTCGGCCGAAGCGCCAGCTTTTCAAACCGTTTCCGATCATGCCGACATGACGGTAGTCG TCCTACCGAACGAAGGCCCTTTAATATCGGGTGGTCGATCGAGATATCAGGTCGGCGACGTCGTTCGTCTTAATTGTACATCTGCGCCCTCGAAGCCAGCTGCCCTATTGACGTGGTTCATTAATGGCGAATCC TTCGCATTCGCAGGCCGACGCGCAATACTTGAAAGGTCCGCATATTACTGCTGTCGACGCGAGAGGATTGGAAACGGCGGTTTTAGGTTTGGAATTTCGAGTTGCCAGTAA
- the LOC124422989 gene encoding cell adhesion molecule 2-like isoform X3, giving the protein MTTLQIPQHVVFNETIRMQCNFSLDNELLYSVKWYKDGHEFYRYVPKDEPTVQIFPVAGVNVNTHHSTERSVVLNNVDLSSSGRYRCEVSAEAPAFQTVSDHADMTVVVLPNEGPLISGGRSRYQVGDVVRLNCTSAPSKPAALLTWFINGESADAQYLKGPHITAVDARGLETAVLGLEFRVASKHFKRGDMKLKCLATIAAVYLQSNEESVEGDERILKAPVMESRETRAQSHIRNDLINGCSAEASLKWKMLLLSVGIVFMR; this is encoded by the exons ATGACGACCCTACAAATACCGCAACACGTCGTTTTCAACGAAACGATTCGTATGCAGTGCAACTTTAGCCTGGACAACGAGCTGCTGTATTCGGTGAAATGGTACAAAGATGGTCATGAGTTTTATCGATACGTTCCGAAGGACGAGCCGACGGTACAAATTTTTCCCGTCGCCGGCGTAAACGTGAAC ACGCATCATTCCACGGAAAGATCCGTCGTCTTGAATAACGTGGATCTCTCCAGTTCCGGGAGGTATCGATGCGAGGTGTCGGCCGAAGCGCCAGCTTTTCAAACCGTTTCCGATCATGCCGACATGACGGTAGTCG TCCTACCGAACGAAGGCCCTTTAATATCGGGTGGTCGATCGAGATATCAGGTCGGCGACGTCGTTCGTCTTAATTGTACATCTGCGCCCTCGAAGCCAGCTGCCCTATTGACGTGGTTCATTAATGGCGAATCC GCCGACGCGCAATACTTGAAAGGTCCGCATATTACTGCTGTCGACGCGAGAGGATTGGAAACGGCGGTTTTAGGTTTGGAATTTCGAGTTGCCAGTAAACACTTTAAAAGAGGCGACATGAAGCTGAAATGCTTGGCAACGATAGCCGCTGTCTATCTTCAAAGTAACGAGGAGAGCGTTGAAGGGGACGAGCGAATTTTGAAAGCTCCAGTAATGGAGAGCCGCGAAACCAGAGCACAGAGTCATATTCGCAATGACTTGATCAATG GATGTTCAGCCGAAGCCTCGTTGAAATGGAAAATGCTCCTCTTAAGCGTAGGAATCGTTTTTATGCGATAA